Proteins encoded by one window of Serratia nevei:
- a CDS encoding TIGR03757 family integrating conjugative element protein, with product MKISMLLTLFPLLMPASVLAGTVLYTDSHHPPTNNDASVTVIYLDGPEQLQTQLFGALSSNPDEAQRQAQAVLQSPQWQAHEQELATVYRAVVRAWELGVKKVPAVVFDDRDVVYGTADIARATALRAKSLEGQ from the coding sequence ATGAAAATCAGCATGTTGCTGACATTGTTTCCTCTACTGATGCCGGCATCGGTACTTGCCGGCACGGTACTGTATACCGATTCCCACCATCCCCCGACGAATAATGATGCTTCCGTGACCGTGATTTATCTTGACGGTCCGGAGCAGTTGCAGACGCAGCTCTTCGGCGCACTGTCGTCGAACCCGGATGAAGCGCAGCGGCAGGCGCAAGCCGTACTTCAGTCACCACAATGGCAGGCGCATGAACAGGAGCTGGCGACGGTTTACCGTGCGGTGGTGCGCGCCTGGGAACTGGGCGTCAAAAAAGTCCCCGCGGTCGTGTTTGACGATCGGGATGTGGTGTATGGCACCGCTGATATCGCCCGGGCCACCGCGTTGCGCGCGAAGTCACTGGAGGGCCAGTGA
- a CDS encoding LysR family transcriptional regulator encodes MFSRKAKYFMELAKNNSLNDAANSIYITPSAMSQGLSSFEKNMGHKLLEKKKQITIIQERH; translated from the coding sequence ATGTTTTCAAGAAAAGCAAAATACTTTATGGAATTAGCTAAAAATAACTCATTAAATGATGCTGCAAATTCAATTTATATAACACCCTCTGCCATGTCTCAAGGCCTTAGCTCATTTGAAAAAAACATGGGACACAAACTATTAGAGAAAAAAAAGCAAATTACAATTATCCAAGAAAGGCATTGA
- a CDS encoding RHS repeat-associated core domain-containing protein, with protein sequence MSGSYHLGNGYRAYNPVLIRFNCPDSLSPFGEGGINPYAYCAGDPVNFTDPSGHMSTGAGVGIGLGIAGILAAAFTAGLSLYAAAVPAMMGVMTGSMSAGAAAVSAWSSVTAAVGSVSVTSLVIGGLAAVSDMTAIASGATEKSNPQASSILGWTSLALGVSAMAGFAGKGIDAAMKYGFQGLTKRGGILSTQAAHSILPDGVIEFDAFLLIKGGGNPGNRAVITSHRVQALFDSKVSIHHRQKIRFFSDDGFALADPGISQATGNFIEPREVVHGPSRINNYYLSNYKEDSLHGLVYTARQHNVDIIKVTKNTSLKHLLNTLRDAHVDYETIDGVFCRSTIKDTILDTLRVREAPYQDALLY encoded by the coding sequence GTGAGCGGCAGTTACCATCTGGGGAACGGCTATCGTGCCTATAATCCGGTGCTGATACGTTTTAACTGTCCTGACAGCCTGAGTCCGTTTGGTGAAGGGGGGATTAACCCGTATGCGTATTGTGCCGGGGACCCTGTTAATTTTACCGACCCGTCAGGGCATATGAGCACTGGTGCCGGTGTGGGTATCGGCCTGGGGATTGCCGGTATTCTTGCTGCCGCATTTACCGCCGGACTGTCCTTGTACGCAGCGGCAGTGCCCGCCATGATGGGTGTAATGACAGGCAGTATGTCAGCGGGAGCGGCGGCTGTGTCAGCATGGAGTTCTGTCACTGCTGCGGTCGGCTCGGTGTCGGTGACATCCCTTGTGATAGGGGGATTAGCCGCCGTTTCTGATATGACGGCAATCGCCAGCGGTGCCACAGAAAAAAGCAATCCGCAGGCATCGTCTATTCTGGGATGGACATCCTTGGCTTTGGGTGTCTCTGCAATGGCAGGATTCGCCGGGAAAGGTATCGATGCGGCCATGAAATACGGTTTCCAGGGATTAACAAAGCGAGGAGGAATACTCAGTACTCAAGCGGCACACAGCATTCTTCCGGATGGGGTTATTGAGTTTGATGCATTTTTACTAATTAAAGGTGGAGGTAATCCCGGAAATAGGGCGGTTATAACTTCACATAGAGTTCAGGCGCTTTTTGACAGTAAAGTATCGATACATCATCGCCAAAAAATAAGATTCTTCTCGGATGATGGTTTCGCATTAGCTGATCCTGGCATATCTCAAGCAACTGGTAATTTTATTGAGCCTAGGGAGGTGGTTCATGGTCCTTCTAGAATAAATAATTACTATTTATCTAATTACAAAGAGGATTCTCTGCATGGTTTGGTTTATACGGCACGCCAACATAATGTTGATATAATTAAGGTGACGAAAAATACTAGTTTAAAGCACTTGTTAAATACCTTGAGAGATGCCCATGTAGATTATGAAACCATTGATGGTGTATTTTGCAGGTCGACTATTAAAGATACTATTCTGGATACATTGAGAGTGAGAGAAGCTCCATATCAGGACGCGTTGCTATATTAA
- a CDS encoding RHS repeat protein, producing the protein MTQVKSGTVSTQLDKITGLPVRGTMTDVSGAEQGQHSYVYDGLNRLREEKDTDGNITTYCYDLFDREISRTLADGTVVTREYAPASDNGQVSAVKICGPGTDGKTLTMGQREYDSLGRLTRETSGGRMTGYRYEGASPVPAEITFPSGKSLKYDYIPELGNVLSCVSGEGINQTYDYDNLTGALLSAVEADTGYGCAWSLSGKLIQEQFTRRNSERQADDTSTLGGAQLSYTDITGAQTCYTRDEYGRVIGIQDNALDVVLNYDALKRLSVQTVTDRAGGAQLTTAFEYDDFSREISRTLTDSKGGTLTTEMHRLKNGLLSRRVTRQSSTVMKDEHYEYDCRHRLARYRVSGSTPPPDAYGNVLSGQQYQYDAINNLTEVTTTLADGSKDTAVYHYRNTADPAQLSEVTHTHAAYPPLVKLEYDTNGRMIKDEAGRTLVYDVAGRLTEVSGENINGGSYEYDALNRLVSQHVSGGDVRELYYCGNTLVNEVLAADRQETRLIKRGAHCLGMSQGGGTDADGDRPQQQPDMVRE; encoded by the coding sequence ATGACACAGGTTAAAAGCGGCACTGTCAGCACTCAGTTGGATAAAATCACCGGGCTGCCGGTGCGGGGAACGATGACGGATGTTTCTGGGGCTGAGCAGGGGCAGCACAGTTATGTCTATGACGGACTGAACCGTCTGCGGGAAGAAAAAGATACAGACGGTAATATTACCACCTACTGTTATGACCTGTTTGACCGGGAAATTTCCAGGACGCTGGCTGACGGCACGGTGGTTACCCGCGAATATGCTCCTGCTTCAGATAACGGGCAGGTCAGCGCGGTTAAGATCTGCGGCCCGGGGACGGACGGAAAAACGCTGACCATGGGGCAGCGTGAATATGACAGTTTGGGGCGATTAACCCGTGAAACAAGCGGCGGCCGGATGACCGGTTACCGCTATGAAGGCGCCTCTCCGGTGCCGGCTGAAATCACGTTTCCGTCGGGGAAGTCACTGAAATATGATTATATTCCGGAGCTGGGAAATGTTCTCTCCTGTGTGAGCGGTGAGGGAATAAACCAGACGTATGACTACGATAACCTGACCGGTGCGCTGTTAAGTGCCGTCGAGGCAGATACCGGATACGGCTGTGCCTGGTCACTGTCAGGCAAACTGATTCAGGAGCAGTTTACCCGGCGGAACAGTGAGCGGCAGGCAGATGATACCAGTACACTGGGCGGCGCTCAGCTCAGCTATACGGATATTACCGGGGCACAGACGTGTTATACGCGCGATGAATACGGACGGGTTATCGGAATACAGGACAATGCACTTGACGTTGTGCTGAACTACGATGCCCTGAAGCGCCTGTCAGTTCAGACTGTGACGGACAGAGCAGGTGGTGCACAACTGACCACGGCATTTGAATATGACGATTTCAGCCGTGAAATCAGCCGGACACTCACAGATAGTAAAGGCGGCACGCTGACGACAGAGATGCACCGGCTGAAAAACGGACTGCTGAGCCGCCGCGTTACCCGGCAGAGCAGCACGGTGATGAAAGATGAGCACTATGAATATGATTGCCGTCACCGGCTGGCCCGTTACCGGGTGAGTGGCAGCACCCCGCCGCCGGATGCTTACGGTAATGTGCTGTCAGGTCAGCAGTATCAGTATGATGCGATAAATAATCTGACTGAGGTTACCACCACTCTGGCGGACGGTAGTAAAGATACCGCCGTGTATCACTACCGGAATACCGCAGATCCCGCACAGCTGTCAGAAGTGACACACACTCATGCAGCTTATCCACCGCTGGTTAAACTGGAATATGATACCAACGGCCGGATGATTAAAGATGAAGCGGGCAGAACCCTGGTTTACGACGTGGCCGGCCGGTTGACGGAGGTCAGCGGAGAAAATATTAACGGCGGCAGTTATGAGTATGATGCCCTCAACCGGCTGGTGAGCCAGCATGTCAGTGGCGGTGATGTGCGGGAGCTGTATTACTGCGGGAACACTCTGGTCAATGAGGTTCTGGCGGCTGACCGGCAGGAGACGCGGTTGATTAAACGGGGCGCTCACTGTCTCGGTATGAGTCAGGGGGGGGGAACTGACGCTGACGGGGACCGGCCACAACAGCAGCCTGATATGGTCAGAGAATAA
- a CDS encoding IS3 family transposase (programmed frameshift) has product MNKRTKRTFTPEFRLECAQLIVDKGYSYRQASEAVNVGSTTLESWVRQLRRERQGITPSATPITPEQQRIRELEKQVRRLEEQNTIFKKGYRALDVRLTERFTIIARLSDSHTVVRLCSALGVHRSSYRYWQKRCDTINPARVRLYSEIRRAWNQSRGSAGARTLAEMLTQNGIPMSRYRAGRLMKSLNLSSCQPGKYQYKNARQEHTCLPNLLERQFAVPEPDRVWCGDITYIWAGNRWCYLAVVMDLFARRVIGWSLSANADTALISNALRMAYETRSQPRDVMFHSDQGSQYTGLKYQQLLWRYRIKQSVSRRGNCWDNSPMERFFRSLKTEWVPANGYVGKDEARRQINRYILNYYNSVRPHHYNGGLTPEESENRYRSYCKTVANIT; this is encoded by the exons ATGAACAAGAGAACTAAGCGTACTTTTACCCCTGAGTTCAGGCTGGAATGTGCACAGCTGATTGTTGATAAGGGTTACTCATATCGACAAGCCAGTGAAGCGGTTAATGTTGGTTCTACCACGCTTGAATCTTGGGTACGCCAGCTCAGACGAGAGCGTCAGGGTATTACGCCTTCTGCCACCCCCATTACCCCAGAGCAGCAGCGTATCCGCGAGCTGGAAAAGCAGGTTCGCCGCCTGGAGGAACAGAATACGATAT TTAAAAAAGGCTACCGCGCTCTTGATGTCCGACTCACTGAACGGTTCACGATAATTGCCAGGCTGAGTGACAGCCACACGGTAGTCAGACTTTGTTCCGCTCTGGGAGTACACCGTAGCAGTTACCGGTACTGGCAGAAACGATGCGATACTATTAATCCGGCGCGAGTCAGGTTGTACAGCGAGATACGTCGGGCATGGAACCAGAGCCGTGGCTCTGCTGGCGCGCGCACTCTGGCTGAAATGCTGACCCAAAACGGCATTCCGATGAGCCGTTACCGTGCCGGGCGTCTGATGAAATCCCTGAACCTGAGCAGTTGTCAGCCCGGAAAATATCAGTACAAAAATGCCCGTCAGGAGCATACATGCCTGCCGAATCTGCTCGAGCGCCAGTTCGCTGTACCGGAGCCAGACCGGGTATGGTGCGGAGATATTACTTATATCTGGGCAGGAAATCGCTGGTGCTATCTGGCGGTCGTAATGGATCTTTTTGCCCGCAGAGTTATCGGCTGGAGTCTGTCAGCGAATGCCGATACAGCATTGATAAGCAACGCTCTGCGGATGGCATATGAGACGCGTAGCCAACCGCGTGATGTCATGTTCCATAGCGATCAGGGAAGCCAGTATACAGGCCTGAAATATCAGCAACTTCTCTGGCGTTACAGAATAAAGCAAAGCGTCAGTCGGCGGGGAAACTGCTGGGATAACAGCCCGATGGAACGCTTCTTCCGCAGCCTGAAAACAGAATGGGTACCAGCGAATGGCTACGTGGGCAAAGACGAAGCCCGGCGGCAAATCAATCGCTATATATTGAATTACTACAATAGCGTCAGACCACACCACTATAACGGAGGGCTGACGCCGGAAGAATCAGAGAACAGGTACCGTTCTTACTGTAAAACCGTGGCCAATATTACTTGA